In Criblamydia sequanensis CRIB-18, the DNA window TTATAAGTAAAAAAAATGAATATAGAAAGAAGTTTCCCCTTACCTAATGAATTAACCTTTCAAATCTTCACGTTTCTTGACGTGAAAAACCTTATAGCCGCCTCTAAGGTCTGTAAGGAATGGAAAGAAATCGCAAATGACGATTGTCTTTGGAAATTATTCCTTGATAAGACCAAAAGTTTACCCCCTTTTAGACCGAATGACCCTTATTTTCTTAAAAACTTTGTTATTAAATCAGAATTAGGGCTTTTTAAATTAAACTTAAATCCACGTTTTTTAAACCGTTGTAATGAAAATTTAATAAATTCGCTTTCCCAAATAAAACAAGCCAAAAATTTATGTAACGTAGGCCTCCCGCTTGCTACTGTAAGTCACGAGAACTGCGTTGTGGAGCTTGAGTTTTTAAGGATGGATGAAGAAAGAAATCTGGCTATTTTTCTAGGTGATCATAAATTTATTTTCAAAAACACAGAAAATAAAATTGTTCAAGAGATTCCTTTTCCGGTTATAGCGCCGGCTGAATTTTGCATACTTAAAAATTGGGCTGTTTTTGTCGGGAAAAAAGGTCACGATAAAGAAAAGACAGGTTGCTACGCACTTAACTTTAAAACAGGGCGAGTTACCCGTTTAATCCGAAGTAAGAAAAATAAGGGGACGGATTCAAAAAAAACTTCCGGTAACAACCCAATCCGCCCTAAGACCTTTGAGGAAACCGGTCCCTATCTTTCCTGCAAACTTGGCGACACCTCTTTGGCTGTTTGGAAAATAAACCCGAAAAGTAAATGCAAAACTCCAATAACTATCTTGGATGGGATAAACGGCGAGACCAATTATC includes these proteins:
- a CDS encoding F-box protein encodes the protein MNIERSFPLPNELTFQIFTFLDVKNLIAASKVCKEWKEIANDDCLWKLFLDKTKSLPPFRPNDPYFLKNFVIKSELGLFKLNLNPRFLNRCNENLINSLSQIKQAKNLCNVGLPLATVSHENCVVELEFLRMDEERNLAIFLGDHKFIFKNTENKIVQEIPFPVIAPAEFCILKNWAVFVGKKGHDKEKTGCYALNFKTGRVTRLIRSKKNKGTDSKKTSGNNPIRPKTFEETGPYLSCKLGDTSLAVWKINPKSKCKTPITILDGINGETNYLNVSYDKIIRQANNQIQIFSLATKKLLYSKPLPDLDYLLDCKDQNLIFSNGQEIYHIDLSLEKIEEASFNSSVETPITNHKISALCFAKNGYLWGTNWGAIYFNDLKSFEKPDCISFTWCDDHIKFLSSSEDFAAAIRNNTLLFINLRNFKTFSFEFLKGEKVETIQCLNSRLFIKTNYAHFCYDLDVKYVPETMTEKALSTGKQILSGFNLNLFKVF